Genomic window (Trichomycterus rosablanca isolate fTriRos1 chromosome 16, fTriRos1.hap1, whole genome shotgun sequence):
TTCcctattttgtttcatttttgtatTTAGCCTGTTAGACAAGAAACCCACAGAGCCACCTGTGAACCAATACATCCACCCGATTATTCAGAACATTTAGTGTTATGTTCCTCAGTCTGATTCATTTCAAAACGTTCTAATTATGGTGATacatttaatgttttctttcaCCATACCATCATCCATCACTCTGCTGATCATGGTTGTAATGATAGTTCTTTAAGCAGTTTTATTCTTTTTCCTTTCAATTTAGACATATCCAATTCTCTATAACAATTCCAACTACACCCACACTAGTTAAACAGAGCCTCAGTCCAGAACACACCTCCTCTGACACGTATAGAGCCACTACTCGCCTGTGGATTCCTCCAAAATGTCTCAATACGTATGGATGAACACATCATGCACATCATACAATCTTAACCCTATGCTTCAATAACCTGACTAAAAACTGACTTCTGCAGCAGAAGtttgaataaaagtattattctaaatgtttttcattcatCTGATATTAGCACAAACTTTAGTTGAGCTTTAAGGtgctatttctacatttattcctATATAGCTCTCTTGATTGTGGACAGTAACGTGTTTCAGAAGCTTCTTATTCATGACAGAcctgcattttaattatttctagATTATATTTAAACATTCAGACAAATTTTCTCTCAGCATAAGTTTGTtattctgtagtttttttcctaaaCTACAGAGAATTGTTGGAACAGATGATTCTCTGTAAACAGATTGTTTGGTAACTAAAGTATAATCAGTTGCTTCAAGTGAAATTTCCTCCCTTGTAAAAAGTGTGCTTGTTTTTTTTGACATCTGTATATAGAATGTTTTGTAATTATTGTGGCTTAGTCAGATCGGCCCTAGTTTAATGGGCACAAAATCAACAGCCTTAGTCAGTCTCAATCATCAACACTACAGAGTTGCCATGATATGCATGTCCCCTGCAAAgattatgtaaacttttgactaaaATTGTAAAGCTTTGCCCACTCTATCATTTGTCTGTGGTTGGTAATAGAAGCCATTGGTGGCTTTTAAAAAGTAATGCATGTATTTTACTTTTCAGGATGTTGCTGAAGCCGATCCTTTAGATCTGAGTGATCCAGCCGTTCAACATGCAGAGCATCAAATGTGTAGTTGTTGGAGATGGTGCGGTGGGAAAGACGTGCCTGCTGATATCTTACACCACTGGAGCTTTTCCCAAAGAGTACATTCCCACAGTGTTTGATAACTACAGCTCGCAGGTGAGCGTGGACGGCCGGACGATCAGCCTCAACCTGTGGGACACAGCAGGTCAGGAGGAATACGACCGTCTACGTACGCTCTCCTACCCCCAGACCAATGTCTTCGTCATCTGCTTCTCCATCTCCAGCCCACCCTCCTACGAGAATGTGAAGCACAAGTGGCAACCTGAGGTGACACACCACTGCCCCAACGTGCCTATCCTTCTAGTGGGCACCAAGAGTGATCTGCGCAGTGATCCTGAGGTCCAGAAGAAGCTAAAGGATCAGAACCAGGCACCTATAACGCAGCAGCAGGGCCAGGCGCTTGGCCGGCAAATCCACGCTGTCAAGTACATGGAATGCTCAGCCCTCAACCAGGACGGCATCAAAGACGTGTTCGCTGAGGCTGTTCGTGCCTTCCTCAACCCTCAACCTGCTTCAAACAAAAAACCCTGTGTGCTCCTCTGAGAATGTTACTAAATCTGAGAATTTTATACTAATATTGTAGAAAATTTATGAAGATTTTTATGAAGGTGTAAAAAAACCAGTTTGTGAAAATTAACGGACAGACAGACGACGgacagactgactgacagacagacaggcaacaTCATCAAAAACGAAACACCACCATTAAGTGTCTTACTTTTTTATGTGCCTTGGTGTGGGTTCCACATGCCTACTGTTGATCTCTGGTAACTGTTCAGAGCCATTCATTAAGGTGTACAAGATTTCTATGCTCATCAAACCACTCAGTGACATCTTGTACCAATTAGAATAAGAAATTATCATCTTGGAAGAGATCTTTCCCATCAGAGTATAAATGTTTAGTTTGATCACTTTTTGACTTGTGGACTCGCAATGCAATTTGATCATTTGTCACCTGTGTAACAATTGCTAAATGAAatgatacagtatgtattgtccTTTTTGGATTGCAATATGATACGTTTTTATCTGAGAGCCTGGAACACCAACTGTTCAAATGAAAAACCAAACAGTGTAGCAGACAAACCAATTAGTGTAGGGTTTTCCCTGTTTGGCTAATTAGGACTAATGAAAGTTTCTGATGATAATCATTTTTACATACAGTTGGTATGCCAATGACCTTTGCCATCCCACAACCATAGTCATGTGAACATACACAGACATCCGTGCACAAATAATAATGTGGATGGTTTATCCCCCAAGTAACAGACAGAGATTTTAAATCACATACTCAGGCTCTCCTCTAACCTCAAGACCATTTTGTGCATGTATCACTCTTCTGTAGGTGACATGCTCCATTAAAAACACACTTTGCCAAAGTACAACCTGTATTTTCTTAACTTATTCATCTTATCCTGAAGTATTGCTTAGAAATTCTAACAGGAATACATATTCAGAAATAATTTCATGAATTTCAGAAAACCAGGTGTGAACAACATTAAAGAAACCGTAAAAAATAGAAATCctggccactcaggtggagcagcggtaaagcgtatgctgttcaccagagctgagatctcgaatacatcgtatcgaatctttgctctgccttgccggctgaggctgagtggctacataaacaatgattggcctgttgttcagatagggggcaGGACTAAAAGccagatggggactctctctcagactggtgagattacgacctctgctggctgtttggtggcgcctgcatggagatggggaaggagtgcggtagcgcactgcgctcgtcaagtgtgggtgataagatgttcgattgctgtgcacgtttcggagggggcgtggagcagcctcgtcctccccaatcaggagcaaggaccagcattagtgagaggatgattgatgggtagaaattggatacactaaagtgggaggaaaaggggtaaaaaaaaaaaaaaaagaaaaaaaaaagagaattcCCAATACCAAATGTGAGCTGGCAGGTTGACTACATTAGgggtaaatacaattaaatgcaaatgcaatttttaaccaaaatacattttgttttaaagCACGTCATGCTCCAAACAGCAGTCTGAGAatttacttaatttaatttagtaTATTAtagtttgtaaataaataatgatgcttTTTAATGTCTCTAGATGCTTGTTATGCTACATGATTGGATCTTTTACAGATGGTGTGTATGGTCATTTAGCTTTTGCTTATCTAGCTATGTGTTTTGGTTCGTGTCTACATCAGCAACTGCAGTCGTTTCTGCATGGACATTTCAGTTATGTATTGACCACACTACTTCCTCATGGAGGGGGAAAacacacaattggcagtgctttCAGGAAGCTGTACACAGTACAGTCCATTCTCATCATTTACTGTTTGCTAGTGTGTCAGGGTGGGGTGAGAGTGGGAAGCTTATGAGGAAATTTACCATTTGAAGCACTTGATGAATGAACAGGAATCtgcttttactattattattgtttaattacaaaataatgaatgaatgcagcACATAAATATATGGACCAGGGTTTGATTctcacctctggtcactgtctgtgaggaattTTGCATCTCTCCCCTTtttccatgtgggttttctttgttaaaataaaaagaacaaccaAAATGTGGCTAAGCTGGTCTTAAATCATGATGGGACATTATACCCTTACTCATTAATTCACTCTGTCACACTTAGCAGCAATTTAATGTAGGCTCTCCAACTTCTGCTTGTTTTTTGAAAGTAACTGAACCATGTTAATGTGTCCAGCTGAACTGCCGCAAGAATATAATGCAGCATTACATTAGATTACAGAAAGGGGAAGCTATGTAACTACATGATATTGATGAAATATTGTGAAAACCAGGGTGGACACAATCATTTAAATTGGCTTGATGTCTTCTTCTGTGAAAGctaaatttgatcatatttaaataaatagctttgcatgaataaaatactaaaaaactTGATTGGTGATAATGATAGGGTTTAGAAAACAAAGATGACAATCACTAAAAAAACACTTCTTAAGCTGATGTCTACGACAAAAATCTTATGTTTTGCttagataataaataataaattgatAATACCATTTTTTCTAGCATGGTCAGGTATCAGTGTTTCTTTAAAGGAGATTAAGTAGCAGTGTATTTCTAACACCGTTCTAAACAGTTTTCTTTTAACATGTACAAGCAAAATCAAGCTATGATGGACTTGCACAGTAGGCATTAATTCTGTTACACCCCAGATCTTAAGGCTCTTTAAATTTAGACTGACTTTTAGCTGATTTGGATTTTGGATGTCCCCAGACTTAGCTCAGCAAGTTGGCTTTATTATATgagaaaatacacacacaagcataaacAGCCAAGCTAACATGCTTCAATGCCTGACCTAAACAGAGATATTTTCTCGAGAAGAATGTATACTGAGTGtcctttttatttacttactttttgtATATGCTGTTAAGTTGCCATGCTTTGCTGGTGGAAGgacaataataaatgaataaagaatataattcttaataaaagcatatttattttacttacatttgtaCAAATTTGTACACACAATACATATTAAAAGAATAACTTATTTTCAAGCTCTTGGTCTGTCACCAGTCACCTTTATAACTTTTAGTCATTTGCCCTAAATGTATTGGATTTGTGGCTTTTGTTTCTTTGGTTCTGTACACAAGCTCATCCAGCCTACAAAAAGTGATGCAAATCTTTCACCCATTTTTTAACCAAGCACCAACCTACATTCATGACTGTATAGTCTGTTATAGAATGAAACTAACTGATTAGGTTG
Coding sequences:
- the rhogb gene encoding ras homolog family member Gb, with the translated sequence MQSIKCVVVGDGAVGKTCLLISYTTGAFPKEYIPTVFDNYSSQVSVDGRTISLNLWDTAGQEEYDRLRTLSYPQTNVFVICFSISSPPSYENVKHKWQPEVTHHCPNVPILLVGTKSDLRSDPEVQKKLKDQNQAPITQQQGQALGRQIHAVKYMECSALNQDGIKDVFAEAVRAFLNPQPASNKKPCVLL